In Leptospira saintgironsiae, one genomic interval encodes:
- a CDS encoding class I SAM-dependent RNA methyltransferase — MSTEKNRREISGLVVEKWANLGTCISHAENKTVFVKGAVPGETVRIRTDKENSKLIWGTVVSAENISTRRIESDCSAFPECGGCSYRHIQYEEELQIKKSLLSDSFLYVSKLDPSQIPEIEILSGPSDAYRNTAQIKIEFKKGKTNAGFYKENSNSLVSFPKEGCKHLPTEMNEYVRKNLGNKKTFSRKGDWRLRYSSGEILEYDKKEVKIGPYLPEKLEWTIPAEGFTQVNRFLLEEWMLKIRSWIPKDPGPVLEFYSGAGLISLAIGHLVSHLSGYELSNSSVQAAEKNAKKFGYSHLEFHTLDLNASLPKKLDSFDAELCILNPPRAGASSSLLDFLDRFKASRVIYSSCNPSTLARDLGILKNVGYKPKEIVLTDFFPRTKHFEVLVLLDL, encoded by the coding sequence ATGAGTACGGAAAAGAACCGTAGAGAAATTTCAGGATTGGTCGTGGAGAAATGGGCCAATCTTGGTACTTGCATTTCTCATGCGGAAAATAAAACCGTTTTTGTAAAAGGAGCTGTTCCGGGAGAAACAGTTCGGATCAGAACTGATAAAGAAAATTCTAAACTGATTTGGGGCACTGTTGTATCCGCGGAAAATATTTCTACGCGTCGAATCGAGTCTGATTGTTCTGCATTTCCTGAATGTGGAGGCTGCTCATATCGCCATATTCAGTATGAGGAAGAACTTCAGATCAAAAAATCTCTTTTGTCGGATTCATTTTTATATGTTTCAAAATTAGATCCTTCTCAAATTCCTGAAATTGAAATTTTAAGCGGGCCTTCTGACGCTTATCGCAATACTGCTCAGATCAAAATTGAATTCAAAAAAGGAAAAACAAACGCTGGGTTCTATAAAGAGAATTCCAACTCCTTGGTTTCATTTCCTAAAGAAGGTTGTAAACATCTTCCTACTGAGATGAACGAATATGTCAGAAAGAATTTAGGAAATAAGAAAACATTTTCTAGAAAGGGGGATTGGAGACTTCGATATTCCTCCGGCGAAATTTTAGAATATGATAAAAAAGAAGTGAAGATTGGCCCTTATCTTCCTGAAAAACTAGAATGGACGATTCCTGCAGAAGGTTTTACCCAAGTGAACCGTTTTCTTTTGGAAGAATGGATGCTCAAGATCCGTTCTTGGATCCCAAAAGATCCTGGTCCTGTATTAGAATTTTATTCAGGAGCTGGGTTGATTAGCTTGGCGATCGGTCATTTAGTGAGTCATCTTTCCGGTTATGAGTTGTCCAACTCTTCTGTCCAAGCAGCTGAAAAAAATGCGAAGAAGTTTGGGTATTCTCACTTAGAGTTCCATACATTGGATCTGAATGCTTCTCTGCCTAAAAAACTGGATTCTTTTGATGCAGAACTGTGTATCCTAAATCCACCGAGGGCTGGCGCTTCTTCTTCCTTATTAGATTTTCTGGATAGATTTAAGGCTTCTCGCGTTATTTATTCTAGCTGTAATCCAAGCACTTTGGCAAGAGATCTTGGGATCCTAAAAAACGTAGGGTATAAGCCGAAGGAAATCGTTCTCACAGATTTTTTTCCAAGAACCAAACATTTCGAGGTTCTGGTTCTTTTGGATCTTTGA
- a CDS encoding DUF4870 domain-containing protein, protein MSDQRFNTREFLEETKRLLEGDEYPNLFAAISYIPFLGWVIPWFFRKKQEICKFHALQAIKLNLGFVFLYLVVWFLREFPILSTILKWIHANPVVTDFISYVAWLALLGYGILGALQAYQGKLFVLPLFPEIENEVRKILSKIRGTQG, encoded by the coding sequence ATGTCTGACCAGAGATTCAACACCCGGGAATTCCTGGAAGAGACCAAGCGATTATTAGAAGGGGATGAATATCCCAATTTATTCGCTGCTATTTCTTATATTCCTTTTTTAGGATGGGTCATTCCTTGGTTTTTCAGAAAAAAACAAGAAATTTGTAAGTTTCACGCACTCCAAGCAATCAAGTTAAATCTAGGATTTGTATTTTTATACTTGGTAGTTTGGTTCTTAAGAGAGTTCCCTATTTTAAGCACCATCTTAAAATGGATACATGCGAATCCAGTCGTGACCGACTTTATCAGCTATGTCGCATGGTTGGCTTTATTAGGTTACGGAATTTTAGGAGCCTTACAAGCTTACCAAGGCAAACTGTTCGTATTACCATTATTCCCGGAAATAGAGAATGAAGTTCGAAAAATACTCAGCAAAATTAGAGGAACTCAAGGCTAA
- a CDS encoding WbuC family cupin fold metalloprotein: MSRPDKLLIDQELFDKLLPLASSSARGRTNHNFHELLEPYQRFLNVLTKDTYVQAHRHKNPPKPETFLVLKGKLGFILFEEDGTVRDKHILSSDGPIYGIDILPGVYHTLVCLTETCICFEGKSGPYDPTTDKEFAFWAPPENSEGKTQYLDFLRSLF, from the coding sequence TTGTCACGGCCGGATAAATTACTCATCGATCAGGAGTTATTCGATAAACTCCTACCACTTGCTTCCTCTTCTGCTAGAGGAAGAACCAATCACAACTTCCACGAACTACTAGAACCATATCAGAGATTTCTGAACGTACTTACCAAGGACACTTACGTCCAAGCTCATCGTCACAAAAATCCTCCTAAGCCTGAGACCTTTTTAGTGCTAAAAGGAAAACTAGGCTTCATCCTATTCGAAGAAGATGGTACAGTCAGAGATAAACATATCCTGAGTTCGGACGGACCGATCTATGGGATAGATATTCTTCCGGGAGTGTACCATACATTGGTCTGCCTTACAGAAACCTGTATATGCTTCGAAGGAAAATCAGGACCGTACGATCCGACGACGGACAAAGAGTTCGCTTTTTGGGCTCCACCGGAGAACAGTGAAGGCAAAACTCAATATCTGGATTTTCTCAGATCTCTTTTCTAA
- a CDS encoding lysophospholipid acyltransferase family protein, whose amino-acid sequence MEKEAKTYLRIKNFVAPFIGLAVDITAYGTENIVTNGKVILTCNHRSDMDPFILSYTFPRFISWIAAEYTFRIPIFRDLAKIAGGIPMSIDGNISIGSIKMIQQVFKKGETLGIFPEGHDYMVKNDFKSGMVDFHSGFAAFSIRNKVDILPSVIIPVEESYSDIPIPPIVRSFMGMPKEVCEIKKRAIYKKVKVIYGEKVDHREFLSGTLEENMKQLSNVVRNRMIALQEGQYAEA is encoded by the coding sequence GTGGAGAAAGAAGCAAAGACATATCTTCGGATCAAGAATTTCGTGGCTCCCTTTATAGGTTTGGCCGTGGATATAACTGCGTACGGAACCGAAAATATAGTAACTAACGGTAAAGTAATTCTTACCTGCAATCATAGATCCGATATGGATCCGTTTATTCTTTCTTATACTTTTCCTAGATTCATTTCTTGGATCGCTGCAGAATACACTTTTAGAATTCCTATCTTCAGAGACCTTGCAAAGATCGCTGGCGGAATCCCGATGTCGATTGACGGAAATATTTCCATCGGTTCCATCAAGATGATCCAACAGGTTTTTAAAAAAGGAGAGACCCTAGGAATTTTCCCAGAAGGCCATGACTATATGGTCAAAAATGATTTTAAATCCGGAATGGTGGACTTTCATTCAGGATTCGCAGCATTCTCTATCCGCAACAAAGTGGATATTCTTCCTTCTGTAATCATACCTGTCGAAGAATCTTATTCCGATATCCCAATTCCGCCTATCGTTCGTAGCTTTATGGGAATGCCTAAAGAAGTTTGTGAGATCAAAAAACGTGCGATCTACAAAAAGGTAAAAGTGATCTACGGAGAAAAAGTAGATCATAGAGAATTTCTTTCAGGTACATTAGAGGAGAATATGAAACAACTCTCCAATGTAGTTAGAAACAGAATGATCGCCTTACAAGAAGGCCAGTACGCGGAAGCTTAA
- the dapF gene encoding diaminopimelate epimerase has product MAKVHFTKMEGIGNDYVYVDATKDDLRLSPEQIQKLSDRNFGIGGDGVIFIRASNKGDFQMDMYNADGSSSEMCGNGIRCVGKYVFDHGLTNKKQPKIETGAGVLELDLKVNGSGKVEQVSVDMGKPILVPSLIPVKWENENPILEQPLSFLSGLPGYSSYNLKFSAVSMGNPHCIIYVEDPDKFPVREIGPLIENHTELFPRRVNVEFVSLRGKDHLYQRTWERGAGETLACGTGACAVMTASHLNGKTGKDVRIDLRGGTLRVQLLESGHVLMTGPATEVFSGVVEV; this is encoded by the coding sequence TTGGCTAAAGTACATTTTACCAAGATGGAAGGGATCGGAAACGATTACGTGTATGTGGATGCAACCAAAGACGATTTACGTCTGAGTCCAGAGCAGATCCAAAAACTTTCCGACCGTAATTTCGGGATCGGTGGTGATGGTGTGATCTTCATTCGTGCATCTAATAAAGGCGATTTCCAAATGGATATGTATAATGCGGATGGCTCTTCTTCCGAGATGTGCGGGAATGGGATCCGCTGCGTTGGGAAATACGTTTTCGATCACGGTCTTACAAATAAAAAACAACCTAAGATAGAGACCGGAGCGGGAGTTTTAGAACTCGACCTGAAAGTAAACGGAAGCGGCAAAGTGGAACAGGTTTCCGTAGATATGGGAAAACCGATCTTAGTTCCTTCTTTAATCCCTGTTAAATGGGAGAATGAAAATCCAATCTTGGAGCAGCCACTTTCTTTCTTGAGTGGATTACCAGGTTATTCATCTTATAATCTAAAATTCAGTGCAGTAAGTATGGGAAATCCGCACTGCATTATTTATGTAGAAGATCCGGATAAGTTTCCAGTCAGAGAGATCGGTCCTCTAATAGAAAATCATACCGAATTATTTCCTCGCAGAGTGAATGTTGAATTCGTATCTTTGAGAGGAAAAGATCATCTCTACCAAAGAACTTGGGAAAGAGGTGCTGGAGAAACATTAGCCTGCGGAACAGGTGCTTGCGCTGTTATGACAGCTTCTCACCTAAATGGCAAAACAGGAAAAGATGTTCGTATTGATCTAAGAGGTGGCACCTTAAGAGTGCAGTTGCTGGAATCAGGTCATGTATTAATGACTGGTCCGGCTACAGAAGTCTTTAGCGGAGTCGTGGAAGTTTAA
- a CDS encoding class I SAM-dependent methyltransferase, whose translation MNQTCYLCGSQKNKTLFVENGIPIVRCLNCSHAFSTYEQDEHYEGYWDDETGYDLDWWDVAHRDIYKDFIGKFLSAPKGRILDVGCGLGFFVKTIGTSRPGWEAVGYEISEKAVKFAREKNGLKQVFPGIVQDSGLPKESFDIITLWDVIEHIPKPHSLIQYLFGLLKPGGFLFVQTPNFPVQLFKANLKVALKGMQEGGHYLEAKDHINDYTEKTLGLLAEQCGFSSVEFSILKPIASVSGVSGPKAKLGVFLKKAFYYGTLMLWYLTFKQVNLNLTLFALLRKK comes from the coding sequence TTGAACCAGACCTGTTATCTTTGCGGAAGCCAGAAAAACAAAACCTTATTCGTAGAAAACGGAATCCCAATCGTGCGTTGTCTAAATTGCAGCCACGCATTCTCGACTTACGAACAAGACGAACATTACGAAGGATACTGGGACGACGAAACCGGTTATGATTTAGACTGGTGGGACGTTGCTCATAGAGACATCTATAAGGACTTCATTGGAAAATTTCTTTCAGCTCCTAAAGGAAGAATTTTGGACGTTGGCTGCGGACTCGGTTTTTTCGTAAAGACGATCGGGACTTCAAGACCAGGTTGGGAAGCAGTAGGATACGAGATCTCCGAAAAAGCGGTTAAATTCGCGAGAGAAAAAAACGGACTCAAACAAGTTTTCCCTGGAATCGTTCAAGACAGCGGACTTCCAAAAGAAAGTTTTGATATCATCACTCTTTGGGACGTGATTGAACATATCCCTAAACCACATAGCCTCATCCAATATCTGTTCGGACTTTTAAAACCAGGTGGATTCTTATTTGTTCAAACTCCTAATTTCCCCGTCCAGCTATTCAAAGCAAATTTGAAAGTTGCATTAAAAGGTATGCAAGAAGGCGGACATTACCTCGAAGCAAAAGATCATATTAATGATTATACAGAAAAGACACTTGGACTTCTGGCAGAACAATGTGGATTCTCTTCTGTAGAATTTTCTATCTTAAAACCGATCGCTTCCGTATCAGGAGTTTCAGGTCCCAAAGCAAAACTAGGGGTCTTCTTAAAGAAGGCATTCTATTACGGAACCTTAATGCTTTGGTATCTCACATTCAAACAGGTAAATTTAAATCTTACCTTGTTTGCATTGCTTAGAAAGAAATGA
- a CDS encoding FAD-dependent oxidoreductase — MKGNLENKRVAIIGGGPGGLTLARLLQLKGVDVKVYERDFNKDVRVQGATLDLHFESGLKVMKAAGLMDSFKANYRPGADKGRVVDTHTKIIYDEHEKESNENFDDEMFRPEIDRGPLRNMLLNSLQPDTVVWDSQFKSMIQVGDTWRLEFKNGTTATADIVIGADGANSKIRPYITSIKSFYSGVTIIQGNVPDSETSTPNIHQLLKGGKIYAYDGEKFLHVSSKGDGSLDFYVSCKKDENWIKDGGINFSDKTQVFEWFKEEFLKWDSVWLELAENVSLPLLLRPQYCMPLDQSWNTLPNLTILGDAAHPMPPSGEGVNLAMLDSLELSDYLTNGDFKDIHAAIEAYEKQMQIRAANEARDSLEMTEWMHSEGAVARLVEMFN; from the coding sequence ATGAAAGGAAACTTAGAAAACAAACGGGTAGCAATCATAGGCGGTGGGCCAGGCGGCTTAACACTTGCGAGGCTTTTACAGCTCAAAGGAGTAGATGTAAAAGTGTATGAAAGGGATTTTAATAAAGATGTTAGAGTGCAAGGCGCGACCCTTGACCTACATTTTGAGTCAGGTTTGAAGGTGATGAAAGCAGCAGGCTTGATGGATTCTTTCAAAGCAAATTACCGGCCGGGTGCGGACAAAGGCCGAGTTGTAGATACTCATACCAAAATAATCTACGACGAGCATGAGAAAGAATCGAATGAAAATTTTGATGATGAAATGTTCAGACCTGAAATTGACAGAGGGCCTTTAAGAAACATGTTACTGAATTCTTTGCAGCCTGATACTGTTGTTTGGGACAGTCAGTTTAAATCTATGATACAAGTTGGGGATACATGGAGACTTGAATTTAAGAATGGTACAACAGCAACTGCGGATATTGTAATTGGAGCAGATGGTGCAAACTCTAAGATCCGACCATATATAACTTCTATAAAATCTTTTTATTCTGGTGTAACAATCATACAGGGTAATGTACCAGATTCAGAAACATCTACACCCAATATTCATCAATTACTGAAAGGTGGAAAAATTTATGCGTACGACGGCGAGAAATTTTTGCATGTATCATCCAAAGGTGATGGAAGTTTAGATTTTTATGTTAGTTGCAAGAAGGACGAAAACTGGATAAAAGATGGCGGGATAAATTTTTCAGATAAAACACAAGTCTTTGAATGGTTTAAAGAAGAATTCTTAAAATGGGACAGTGTATGGCTTGAGTTGGCTGAAAATGTAAGTCTGCCGCTTTTACTTCGCCCTCAATATTGTATGCCTTTAGATCAGAGCTGGAACACTTTACCGAATCTTACAATCTTGGGAGATGCTGCACATCCAATGCCCCCATCTGGTGAAGGTGTAAATTTGGCCATGCTCGATTCTCTTGAGTTAAGTGATTATCTTACGAATGGAGATTTTAAAGATATACATGCAGCAATTGAAGCATACGAAAAACAAATGCAGATTAGGGCCGCGAATGAAGCACGGGACTCTTTAGAAATGACAGAATGGATGCATTCCGAAGGTGCCGTAGCTAGGCTAGTGGAAATGTTTAACTAA